A window from Urocitellus parryii isolate mUroPar1 chromosome 1, mUroPar1.hap1, whole genome shotgun sequence encodes these proteins:
- the Znf142 gene encoding zinc finger protein 142 yields the protein MDGLCPELLLIPPPLSDRGILGPDQSTCPSGDTAPLPADPDCLLVEATANEEGPGNMEIIVETVAGTLSTGAPEETPGVLVKVVEVYFCERCEQSFAEPTLLSLHQCSETHIQSVQGLSSPPGSVELPSNNLTLHGPLQGQSLTDSPLSCPVCRQEFAQPQALKNHFKIHRATPDTFSCPESGCVFSAEDRKGLQHHLRQNHRAVPVPCSFRGCSLLFGSQQGMELHRQTHYPFHCNHCSFIGSNIKLFRQHQRSHGAVTQGELSAVQGLPSQELPPAPKLPPGEGEPSEETDTTVPGQVSAEEEEVEEEESGTQKVSQKALDNDQGAQQFEGDVTSSTECLFKTHMCPECKRCFKKRTHLVEHLHLHFPDPTLQCPNCQKFFTSKSKLKTHLLRELGEKAHRCPLCQYSAVERNALNRHMASMHEDISNFYSDTYVCPVCREEFRLSQALKEHLKNHTVAAAAEPLPLPCFQEGCSYAAPDRKAFVKHLKETHGVRAVECRHHSCPMLFATAEAMEAHHKSHYAFHCPHCDFACSNKHLFRKHKKQGHPGSEELRCTFCPFATFNPVAYQDHVGKMHAHEKIHQCPECNFATAHKRVLIRHMLLHTGEKPHKCELCDFTCRDVSYLSKHMLTHSNTKDYMCTECGYVTKWKHYLSVHMRKHAGDLRYQCNQCSYRCHRADQLSSHKLRHQGKSLMCEVCAFACKRKYELQKHMASQHHPGTPAPLYPCRYCNYQSRHKQALLSHENCKHTRLREFHCALCDYRTFSNTTLFFHKRKAHGYVPGDQVWQLRDTSQEPGARQSLTPPPDSEPSSQLSAQPEGPGHKPDMDPTLDQALPETSEEVITQRQDGSEASHGNDLVGSSSPAEVEEGSCTLHLEALGVELEPVSEPSLEELTETAPVEFRPLDASVPLGLEGPVLSSFESVGTPGLGAEEEPILEKPESESPRNPSSSEEAPNSWVGTFKVTAPAETAPLPQLPETESLLKALRKQDKEQAEALVLEGRVQMVVIQGEGRAFRCPHCPFITRREKALNLHSRTGCQARREPLLCPECGTSFKQQRGLSTHLLKKCPVLLKKNKGLSRADTPIPLHPQLPDTEASEDAKGGKPPPVPLEVELLLSKDAPSEVTREPEVEEPLTTPSISPAPPIGNSSPTETPEKFYFEQGKFRCNSCMFLCSRLSSITSHVAEGCRGGRGRGGKRGLPQTQSSLSLQNNENSAPLSNRNAQSSPSNGDTTLTQKQKGALFSCPTCPFRCQQERALRTHQTKGCPIGMSGELHCGLCPFIAPAAAALRLHQKRRHPTTISTRGPRPPLQCGDCGFTCKQNRCLQQHRQLKHEGVKPHQCPFCDFSTTRRYRLEAHQSRHTGVGRIPCSSCPQTFGTNSKLRLHRLRVHDKTPTHFCPLCDYSGYLRHDITRHVNSCHQGTPAFACSQCEAQFSSETALKQHALRRHPEPLNPAPGSPAEATEGPLNCSRCGLLCPNLASLRGHTRKQHPRLECGACQEAFPSRPALEEHRRQQHFSHRCQLCDFAARERAGLVKHYLEQHEETSAASAASNGDAGQPPLRCPFCDFACRHQLVLDHHVKGHGGTRLYKCTDCAYSTKNRQKITWHSRIHTGEKPYRCHLCSYACADPSRLKYHMRIHKEERKYLCPECGYKCKWVNQLKYHMTKHTGLKPYQCSECEYCTNRADALRVHRETRHREARAFMCEQCGKAFKTRFLLRTHLRKHSEAKPYVCNVCHRAFRWAAGLRHHALTHTDRHPFFCRLCSYKAKQKFQVVKHVRRHHPEQADPNQGVGKDPTTPTVHLHDVKLEDPNPPAPAAPPTGPEG from the exons GTGTCCTGGTAAAGGTGGTGGAGGTGTACTTCTGTGAGCGCTGTGAACAGAGCTTCGCAGAGCCCACTCTGCTGTCCCTACACCAGTGCAGTGAGACCCACATACAGTCTGTGCAGGGCCTGTCTAGCCCCCCAGGCTCTGTAGAACTGCCCTCCAACAACCTCACCCTCCATGGCCCTCTGCAGGGCCAAAGTCTGACAGATAGCCCCCTATCATGTCCTGTATGTAGACAGGAGTTTGCCCAACCACAGGCCCTGAAGAACCACTTCAAGATTCACCGGGCCACTCCTGACACCTTCTCCTGCCCAGAGTCTGGCTGTGTGTTCTCTGCTGAAGATCGCAAAGGTCTGCAGCACCACCTGAGGCAGAACCACAGAGCAGTCCCTGTGCCATGTTCTTTCCGAGGCTGCTCCCTACTTTTTGGGAGCCAGCAGGGCATGGAACTGCACCGGCAGACCCATTACCCTTTCCACTGCAACCATTGCAGCTTCATAGGCTCCAACATCAAACTCTTCCGGCAGCATCAGCGGAGCCATGGAGCTGTGACACAGGGAGAACTTTCTGCTGTTCAGGGCCTTCCATCCCAGGAGCTGCCACCAG CTCCCAAACTGCCTCCAGGAGAAGGAGAACCTTCAGAGGAAACAGATACGACTGTGCCTGGGCAGGTGTCAGCTGAGGAGGaagaagtagaggaagaagaaagtggCACCCAGAAGGTCTCTCAGAAAGCTCTGGATAATGACCAAGGGGCTCAGCAGTTTGAAG GGGATGTGACTTCTAGCACGGAATGCCTCTTCAAGACACACATGTGCCCAGAGTGCAAACGCTGCTTTAAGAAGCGGACCCATCTGGTAGAGCACCTGCATCTCCACTTCCCAGACCCCACCCTCCAGTGCCCCAACTGCCAGAAGTTCTTCACCAGTAAAAGCAAACTCAAGACCCATCTGCTGCGGGAGCTGGGCGAGAAGGCCCACCGCTGCCCACTGTGTCAGTACAGTGCAGTGGAGAGAAATGCACTCAACCGCCACatggctagcatgcatgaggataTTTCTAACTTCTACTCAGACACCTATGTCTGTCCTGTCTGCCGTGAGGAATTCCGCCTCAGCCAGGCACTCAAGGAGCACCTCAAGAACCACACAGTAGCAGCCGCAGCAGAGCCTTTACCCCTGCCCTGTTTTCAGGAGGGCTGCAGCTATGCAGCCCCTGATCGCAAGGCCTTTGTAAAGCACCTGAAGGAGACCCATGGGGTGCGGGCTGTGGAGTGCCGCCATCACTCATGTCCCATGCTCTTTGCCACAGCTGAAGCCATGGAGGCCCATCACAAGAGCCACTATGCTTTCCACTGTCCCCACTGTGACTTTGCCTGTTCTAACAAGCACTTGTTCCGCAAACACAAGAAGCAAGGCCACCCTGGCAGCGAAGAACTGCGCTGTACCTTCTGTCCCTTTGCCACCTTTAACCCAGTGGCCTACCAGGACCATGTAGGCAAGATGCATGCTCATGAGAAAATTCACCAATGCCCTGAGTGCAACTTTGCCACTGCCCACAAGAGGGTGCTCATCCGACATATGCTGCTGCATACTG GTGAGAAACCTCACAAGTGTGAGCTGTGTGACTTCACCTGTCGAGATGTAAGCTACCTATCTAAGCACATGCTCACCCACTCCAACACCAAGGATTACATGTGCACTGAATGCGGTTATGTCACCAAGTGGAAGCACTACCTCAGCGTGCACATGCGAAAACATGCCGGGGACCTCag ATACCAGTGCAACCAGTGCTCTTATCGCTGCCATCGGGCTGATCAGCTGAGCAGCCACAAGCTGAGGCACCAGGGCAAGTCCCTGATGTGTGAGGTATGTGCCTTTGCCTGCAAGCGAAAGTATGAGTTGCAGAAGCATATGGCTTCCCAGCACCACCCTGGCACACCAGCCCCACTCTACCCCTGCCGCTACTGCAACTACCAGAGCCGCCACAAGCAGGCCCTGCTGAGCCATGAGAACTGCAAGCACACCCGTCTCCGTGAGTTCCACTGTGCCCTCTGTGACTACCGTACCTTCAGCAACACCACACTTTTCTTCCACAAGCGCAAGGCCCATGGCTATGTGCCTGGAGACCAGGTCTGGCAGCTCCGTGATACCAGCCAAGAGCCTGGAGCAAGGCAGTCACTGACACCACCACCAGACTCAGAGCCTTCAAGCCAGCTATCTGCCCAGCCTGAGGGACCAGGCCACAAGCCTGACATGGATCCCACCTTGGATCAGGCTCTGCCAGAGACAAGTGAGGAGGTCATCACTCAGAGACAGGATGGCAGTGAGGCTTCCCATGGGAATGACCTGGTTGGCAGCTCCAGCCCAGCAGAAGTGGAGGAGGGCAGCTGCACGCTACACTTAGAGGCCCTGGGAGTAGAGCTGGAACCTGTGTCTGAGCCATCTCTCGAGGAACTCACTGAAACAGCCCCTGTGGAGTTCAGGCCCCTGGATGCCTCAGTGCCCCTAGGACTGGAAGGACCTGTGCTGTCCAGCTTTGAAAGTGTTGGAACTCCTGGCTTGGGTGCTGAAGAAGAGCCCATTCTGGAGAAACCAGAGTCTGAGTCCCCCAGAAATCCTTCATCCTCAGAGGAGGCCCCTAATAGCTGGGTCGGAACCTTCAAAGTAACTGCACCTGCTGAGACGGCACCTTTGCCTCAGTTGCCCGAGACAGAGTCATTACTGAAGGCCCTACGGAAACAGGACAAAGAGCAAGCAGAGGCCCTAGTACTGGAGGGGCGCGTGCAGATGGTAGTGATCCAGGGAGAGGGGCGAGCCTTCCGCTGCCCACACTGCCCTTTTATCACTCGCCGGGAGAAGGCTTTGAACCTGCACTCCAGAACAGGGTGCCAGGCCCGCCGAGAGCCCCTGCTATGCCCTGAGTGTGGGACAAGCTTTAAGCAACAACGTGGACTCAGCACCCATCTGCTGAAGAAGTGCCCTGTTTTGCTTAAGAAGAACAAGGGCTTGTCTAGAGCAGACACTCCCATCCCCCTGCATCCTCAGCTCCCAGACACCGAGGCCTCAGAGGATGCCAAAGGTGGGAAGCCCCCACCTGTACCATTAGAAGTAGAGCTGTTGCTTTCAAAAGATGCTCCTTCTGAAGTTACCAGGGAGCCGGAAGTAGAGGAGCCTCTCACCACACCCTCTatttccccagcccctcctataGGGAACTCCTCACCCACAGAGACCCCAGAGAAGTTCTACTTTGAGCAGGGCAAATTTCGCTGCAACTCATGCATGTTCCTTTGTTCTCGACTCTCCTCTATTACCTCTCATGTGGCTGAAGGCTGCCGAGGGGGACGTGGCCGGGGAGGAAAGCGAGGTTTGCCTCAAACCCAGTCTTCTCTTTCCCTGCAGAACAATGAGAATTCTGCTCCCCTGAGTAATAGGAATGCACAGTCCAGCCCTAGTAATGGGGACACAACTCTAACTCAGAAGCAGAAGGGGGCCCTCTTCTCCTGCCCCACATGTCCTTTTCGCTGCCAGCAGGAACGGGCCCTGAGGACTCATCAGACTAAGGGCTGCCCAATTGGGATGTCTGGAGAGCTGCACTGTGGCCTCTGTCCATTCattgctcctgctgctgctgccctgaGACTCCACCAGAAACGGAGACACCCTACTACAATCTCAACCCGTGGCCCCCGGCCTCCCCTGCAGTGTGGGGACTGTGGCTTCACCTGTAAACAGAATCGGTGCCTGCAGCAGCATCGGCAACTCAAGCATGAAGGAGTGAAGCCACACCAGTGTCCCTTCTGTGACTTTTCTACCACCAGACGGTACCGATTAGAGGCTCACCAGTCCAGACACACAGGTGTTGGCCGTATCCCCTGCAGCTCCTGCCCTCAGACATTTGGTACCAACTCGAAACTGCGCCTGCATCGGTTAAGGGTACATGACAAAACACCCACCCACTTCTGTCCACTCTGTGACTATAGTGGCTACCTTCGCCATGATATCACTCGCCATGTCAACAGCTGCCACCAGGGCACCCCAGCCTTTGCCTGCTCCCAGTGTGAGGCCCAATTCAGCTCAGAGACAGCACTTAAGCAGCATGCTCTGCGCCGACACCCTGAGCCCCTAAACCCTGCCCCTGGCTCTCCTGCAGAGGCCACTGAGGGGCCCCTAAACTGCTCCCGCTGTGGCCTGCTGTGCCCCAACCTCGCAAGCCTGCGGGGACATACCCGTAAGCAGCATCCACGGCTGGAATGTGGGGCCTGCCAGGAGGCCTTCCCTAGCCGGCCAGCCCTGGAAGAGCACCGGAGGCAGCAGCATTTCAGCCACCGCTGCCAACTCTGTGACTTTGCTGCCCGGGAGCGAGCAGGTCTGGTGAAGCACTACCTAGAACAGCATGAAGAGACTTCAGCTGCATCAGCAGCCTCGAATGGGGATGCTGGCCAGCCCCCTCTGCGCTGCCCCTTTTGTGACTTTGCATGTCGCCATCAGCTCGTGCTAGATCACCATGTGAAAGGGCATGGGGGCACTCGGCTCTACAAGTGTACTGACTGTGCTTATAGCACCAAGAACCGGCAGAAGATCACATGGCACAGCCGCATCCACACTGGGGAAAAGCCTTACCGCTGTCACCTCTGCTCGTATGCCTGTGCTGACCCCTCTCGCCTCAAG TACCATATGCGGATACACAAGGAGGAACGGAAGTACCTGTGTCCTGAATGTGGCTACAAGTGCAAGTGGGTCAACCAGCTCAAGTATCACATGACCAAGCACACAG GACTGAAGCCATACCAGTGTTCCGAGTGTGAGTACTGCACCAACCGGGCTGACGCACTGCGTGTGCACCGGGAGACACGGCATCGAGAAGCACGGGCTTTCATGTGTGAGCAGTGTGGCAAGGCCTTCAAGACGCGCTTCTTGCTGCGCACCCACCTTCGCAAGCACAGTGAGGCCAAACCCTACGTGTGCAATGTGTGCCACCGTGCTTTCCGCTGGGCTGCTGGCCTGCGCCATCACGCCCTTACCCACACAGACCGCCACCCCTTCTTCTGCCGCCTCTGCAGCTACAAGGCCAAGCAGAAATTCCAGGTGGTCAAGCACGTGCGCAGGCACCACCCTGAGCAGGCTGACCCAAACCAGGGTGTGGGCAAAGACCCCACCACCCCCACAGTGCACCTACATGATGTAAAGCTGGAGGATCCCAACCCTCcagctcctgctgctcctcccacTGGACCTGAGGGCTGA